In a genomic window of Drosophila takahashii strain IR98-3 E-12201 chromosome 3L, DtakHiC1v2, whole genome shotgun sequence:
- the LOC108068918 gene encoding uncharacterized protein produces MEASVAYALFLHRQELQRRQMLYVQVSKTKIQLTKELIAEQKQRLATCSPEDLQILSRETQFKRQLQQKLKHRNKQLKAIAKQQERRG; encoded by the coding sequence ATGGAAGCATCAGTCGCCTACGCTTTATTTTTACACCGCCAGGAGCTGCAGCGCCGCCAGATGCTCTACGTCCAAGTGTCCAAGACCAAAATCCAACTGACCAAGGAGCTGATAGCCGAGCAAAAGCAACGCCTGGCCACCTGCTCACCGGAGGATCTGCAGATCCTGAGCAGGGAAACGCAGTTCAAACGGCAACTTCAGCAGAAACTTAAGCACCGGAACAAACAACTGAAAGCGATTGCAAAGCAGCAGGAGAGACGAGGATAG